ACCATGCCCGCTCATAATTTTTACTGTATAGATCAGGAGTGAGTAAATGTTGTCGAAATcaagagtccaaaatatccGTAGAACGTGAAGCATCCAATCAAATTCCATAGAACTTTAGAGCATAAATActcctttcattttaaattatttatagtaatttttacaaataattatatcaaagtatttgtaattttaaaaattcaaataaaatttaattaccaTTTCCTATTTTATCTTTAGCAGTTGTTGTTATTAAAGACTACAAAAGCCTTAATAGAATAAATATTTAGTGAAATAAGATTATCTTACgacagaaaaaaataaaataatcaaaattttctCCTAATTATTAATACTTACTCATTCCCTCTAGtccatattaaataaattgttTGGGGTATGACACAccccttaaaaaaatatttaagaacatAAATTGAGGACTATTTTTCAACATTACTCTTTTGATTATTCTCAAACTATTCTCTTAGGAAATGTAAAGTAGTTAAGAACACTATTAAATGAAGgctaaatatgaaaaagaatcccaataattttcttaaattttaaataatttatttattgtgaACTATGAAAAAGTCCTAATCATTCACTTAACATGaactaaattttttattttacaattTGCGTAAAAGAAAAACAGGACGAATAATTTGGGATAGAAGATAGTACTCGCTCTTTATTACCTTACTCGAAGACATAAATAACCTCGGGACTTCGGCAGACAACTTTGTCAAGGATGTTGTATTTCGCAAAGTGGTAATTTGGGGTTAAAATTTCAGTGTTTCTCAAACTACTAACTACAATAAATTATAGTTAAAATCAAAAAGATAATAACCATTTTTCGTCTCAAAATAAGTGTTATTTTAgttttacaagaaaaaaaaaatcctataATAAGTGTTATTTTAGAAACTCGAGAAAAAAATTAGTACTCTTTCTATGTTTACTTTTACTTGTCCATTATACTAacaatatattttcatattttgcaTATTAAGAGAAAAACATGTAAAGTGAACGAATTATCCTTAACATTAATTACTTGttcttcaaattaattttcaagaCATAAGATTATACATCAATCAATACGAGTATTGtaataaaatactcatattaatcatTGTTTATTTAAAGGGTGTGCAAAATTTAAAGtggacaaataaaagtgaacaaaGTGATATGATTTTCCAACTATACCCTTTGAATTAAAGAACTATACTTTTTAATAATGCTTAATTATGGGTAATTTAGTAgactatatattttatttattatttcttaatagGTGTGAAATGAGATAAAACTAACATTTATTTTGTTACAGAGGGAGTAAAACCAAACAGTTTTGGTCAAATTACATTCCTCGTGTTATAAGTTCAGTGTGATCACTAATAAATTTAGATTAGATTTAGTTAATCTAATTAGCTTTTCCTTTGTGCTAGTAAGTTGTGAAGTGCCACTTATTCTACATGATTGTGGGAAAAAGAAATCTTACTCTTCCAAGGCTTGGATTCTTGAAGTTCATATTTTGGCTCTACAGATAAGAACTTATTGAAAGCCTTGGTCATATATAAGGATTGTGTTAGTACtcacattaaaaaataaaataaaaaataggcaTATTTTGAGAGTACTCTTTCAACAATGTCATCTGGGATTTCACTTGAAGACCTTCATTTGTTCCACAAAATTGATAGAGAAGTGTTCACTCGACTCGTTGTGTACCTATGTCGCAATCCAGCAGAGTCACTTTTGGTTGTGTCTATGTGGCTATGGTTTGAAGAAGAACATCTACCAAGCATAATTGACAAAATGGTAAAGTTACCTAATGAAATTGTAAATAAGTTGGCTGAAGAAGGTGCTACTTGTTTAAAATGGATCGAATCGAAGGTTCCCCCCTCTGTTCTTAATGATGCAGGGGATATGCCTCTTACTTCTATAATATTGAAAAGAACAGTTTCATTCAACATGTTTTACCAACAAAGGTTCACAATGATAAGTGGAATTAAGGCATTCTTGAACAAGGTGTGTGCAATTATATTTGCTGACATTTTACATCAAACTATTCCAGGACAATCAAGAATCCGTCTGAATTCCCCTATTCTTATTCCTGGATTCCCTCATCCAACATTTGGTCCTATAACAGTTGTTCCAAGATCCTTAGATTCAATAATTCCTAGCAAAGGATTATG
This Solanum dulcamara chromosome 8, daSolDulc1.2, whole genome shotgun sequence DNA region includes the following protein-coding sequences:
- the LOC129899821 gene encoding uncharacterized protein LOC129899821, with the translated sequence MSSGISLEDLHLFHKIDREVFTRLVVYLCRNPAESLLVVSMWLWFEEEHLPSIIDKMVKLPNEIVNKLAEEGATCLKWIESKVPPSVLNDAGDMPLTSIILKRTVSFNMFYQQRFTMISGIKAFLNKVCAIIFADILHQTIPGQSRIRLNSPILIPGFPHPTFGPITVVPRSLDSIIPSKGLWGWSIKNDAQVDDRTMFLTFSRGFPVTEGEVKELFNSCYGVNCVEQVHMVPLTSSSDHSLYARMVVRDVSTIDQILCSGSIAKFRINGKHVWARKYERREHLDKFN